A stretch of Castanea sativa cultivar Marrone di Chiusa Pesio chromosome 2, ASM4071231v1 DNA encodes these proteins:
- the LOC142625678 gene encoding toMV susceptible protein tm-1(GCR26) isoform X1, which produces MADRNRTLRVFCVGTADTKLDELRFLSNSVRSNLNTFSNNSSLKVQVAILDVSSGQKEIESLGDFIFVPRKDVLSCYSESVGQAPTLLPDDRGKAIAIMSKALERFLKKAHEDGVVAGVIGIGGSGGTSLISSAFRILPIGVPKVIVSTVASGQTEPYVGTSDLILFPSIVDVCGVNSVSRVVFSNAGAAFAGMVIGRLERSRDFSSVNEKSTVGLTMFGVTTPCVNAVQERLHKEGYETLVFHATGVGGKAMESLVREGFIQGVLDITTTEVADYLVGGVMACDKSRFDAIIEKRIPLVLSVGALDMVNFGAKDTIPSNFQQRKIHEHNKQVSLMRTTPDENKRSAEFIANKLNKSSSKICVCLPQKGISALDMQGMPFYDLEATNTLITELQRLIQTNEDRQVKLYPCHINDSEFANALVDSFLEISAKNSKDSSFLQIASPEANQEFQENTVSKMNSSSFGAILYSPSDFPDARPETLQRTRSILQQLEIQISKGIPILGAGAGTGISAKFEEAGGIDLIVLYNSGRFRMAGRGSLAGLLPFADANAIVLDMANEVLPVSRELRVTMLYKRESGSSPVYDHKRRVEHPSCNFLLIPINWIQAVKVVKKVPVLAGVCATDPFRRMDYFLKQVESIGFSGVQNFPTVGLFDGNFRQNLEETGMGYGLEVEMIEKAHKLGLLTTPYAFNQNEAAEMAKAGADIIVAHMGLTTSGSIGAQTAVSMEESVVRVQAIADSAHRINPNVIVLCHGGPISGPREAEFILKSTKGVHGFYGASSMERLPVEQAITSTVQQYKLISIE; this is translated from the exons ATGGCGGACCGTAATCGAACTCTCCGAGTTTTCTGTGTTGGAACGGCCGATACGAAGCTCGACGAGCTCCGATTCCTATCCAACTCAGTCCGATCCAATCTCAACACCTTCTCCAACAACTCTTCTCTAaag GTACAAGTGGCAATTCTTGATGTTTCTTCTGGGCAGAAGGAGATTGAGAGTCTGGGAGATTTTATATTTGTGCCGAGAAAGGATGTTCTCTCTTGTTATTCTGAGTCAGTTGGGCAAGCCCCAACGTTGCTTCCGGATGACAGAGGCAAAGCTATTGCTATAATGAGTAAAGCACTTGAACGTTTCCTTAAGAAAGCTCATGAGGATGGTGTTGTTGCTGGAGTCATTGGTATTGGAGGCAGTGGGGGGACATCTCTTATATCATCTGCCTTCAGAATTCTTCCGATTGGAGTGCCTAAGGTCATTGTGTCAACAGTCGCTAGTGGTCAAACCGAACCTTATGTTGGGACATCAGATTTAATATTGTTTCCATCGATAGTGGATGTCTGTGGGGTTAATAGTGTAAGTAGAGTTGTGTTCTCAAATGCTGGAGCTGCTTTTGCTGGAATGGTGATTGGAAGGCTTGAGAGATCCAGAGATTTTTCTAGTGTCAATGAAAAATCTACAGTTGGTTTAACGATGTTTGGGGTTACAACTCCATGTGTAAATGCTGTCCAAGAAAGATTGCATAAAGAAGGTTATGAGACCTTGGTTTTTCATGCCACTGGGGTAGGGGGAAAGGCTATGGAGTCTCTTGTTAGAGAGGGATTTATACAG GGTGTTTTGGACATCACAACAACAGAGGTTGCAGACTATTTAGTTGGCGGTGTCATGGCATGTGACAAGTCCCGCTTTGATGCCATTATAGAGAAGAGGATCCCATTAGTCCTAAGCGTTGGAGCCTTAGACATGGTCAACTTTGGAGCTAAAGATACCATACCTTCTAATTTTCAGCAAAGAAAAATTCATGAACATAATAAACAG GTTTCACTGATGCGAACTACGCCAGATGAGAATAAAAGATCTGCTGAATTTATAGCAAACAAACTAAACAAGTCATCATCAAAGATCTGTGTTTGCCTGCCACAAAAGGGTATCTCTGCTCTGGATATGCAAGGGATGCCCTTTTATGATCTTGAGGCTACTAATACTCTTATAACTGAACTACAGAGACTTATTCAGACAAATGAAGATCGACAG GTGAAGTTGTATCCTTGTCATATTAATGACTCTGAGTTTGCAAATGCATTGGTTGACTCATTCTTAGAGATCAGTGCTAAGAATTCTAAGGATTCCAGTTTTCTGCAAATTGCTAGTCCTGAAGCCAATCAAGAATTTCAGGAAAATACTGTTTCCAAGATGAATTCGTCAAGCTTTGGGGCCATTCTCTACAGCCCAAGTGACTTCCCAGATGCAAGACCAG AAACTTTACAAAGAACCAGGTCAATATTGCAGCAGCTGGAAATTCAAATAAGTAAGGGAATCCCAATATTAGGAGCTGGTGCAGGGACAGGCATATCTGCAAAGTTTGAGGAGGCTGGTGGTATTGATCTGATAGTGTTGTACAATTCTGGTCGCTTTCGCATGGCCGGAAGGGGCTCCTTAGCTGGCTTATTGCCTTTTGCTGATGCAAATGCTATAGTACTTGACATGGCCAATGAAGTGTTGCCA GTGTCGAGGGAACTAAGAGTCACCATGTTATATAAGAGGGAGAGTGGATCATCACCAGTTTATG ATCATAAGAGAAGGGTTGAACATCCTTcttgtaactttttattaatacCAATCAACTGGATTCAGGCTGTAAAg GTGGTGAAGAAGGTACCAGTTCTTGCTGGAGTCTGTGCTACCGATCCTTTTCGCCGAATGGATTACTTCTTAAAGCAGGTGGAGTCAATTGGATTCTCTGGGgtgcaaaattttccaactgTTGGGCTCTTTGATGGTAATTTTAGACAAAATCTTGAAGAAACAGGAATGGGATATGG CTTAGAAGTTGAGATGATTGAAAAAGCACATAAACTGGGTCTCTTGACAACCCCATATGCTTTTAACCAAAATGAAGCCGCAGAGATGGCAAAAGCTGGGGCTGATATCATAGTGGCCCATATGGGACTCACAACATCTGGCTCTATAGGTGCACAGACAGCTGTATCGATGGAGGAAAGTGTAGTTCGCGTTCAGGCTATAGCTGATTCTGCACATAGAATCAATCCTAATGTTATTGTGCTCTGTCATGGAG
- the LOC142625678 gene encoding toMV susceptible protein tm-1(GCR26) isoform X2, with amino-acid sequence MADRNRTLRVFCVGTADTKLDELRFLSNSVRSNLNTFSNNSSLKVQVAILDVSSGQKEIESLGDFIFVPRKDVLSCYSESVGQAPTLLPDDRGKAIAIMSKALERFLKKAHEDGVVAGVIGIGGSGGTSLISSAFRILPIGVPKVIVSTVASGQTEPYVGTSDLILFPSIVDVCGVNSVSRVVFSNAGAAFAGMVIGRLERSRDFSSVNEKSTVGLTMFGVTTPCVNAVQERLHKEGYETLVFHATGVGGKAMESLVREGFIQGVLDITTTEVADYLVGGVMACDKSRFDAIIEKRIPLVLSVGALDMVNFGAKDTIPSNFQQRKIHEHNKQVSLMRTTPDENKRSAEFIANKLNKSSSKICVCLPQKGISALDMQGMPFYDLEATNTLITELQRLIQTNEDRQVKLYPCHINDSEFANALVDSFLEISAKNSKDSSFLQIASPEANQEFQENTVSKMNSSSFGAILYSPSDFPDARPETLQRTRSILQQLEIQISKGIPILGAGAGTGISAKFEEAGGIDLIVLYNSGRFRMAGRGSLAGLLPFADANAIVLDMANEVLPVVKKVPVLAGVCATDPFRRMDYFLKQVESIGFSGVQNFPTVGLFDGNFRQNLEETGMGYGLEVEMIEKAHKLGLLTTPYAFNQNEAAEMAKAGADIIVAHMGLTTSGSIGAQTAVSMEESVVRVQAIADSAHRINPNVIVLCHGGPISGPREAEFILKSTKGVHGFYGASSMERLPVEQAITSTVQQYKLISIE; translated from the exons ATGGCGGACCGTAATCGAACTCTCCGAGTTTTCTGTGTTGGAACGGCCGATACGAAGCTCGACGAGCTCCGATTCCTATCCAACTCAGTCCGATCCAATCTCAACACCTTCTCCAACAACTCTTCTCTAaag GTACAAGTGGCAATTCTTGATGTTTCTTCTGGGCAGAAGGAGATTGAGAGTCTGGGAGATTTTATATTTGTGCCGAGAAAGGATGTTCTCTCTTGTTATTCTGAGTCAGTTGGGCAAGCCCCAACGTTGCTTCCGGATGACAGAGGCAAAGCTATTGCTATAATGAGTAAAGCACTTGAACGTTTCCTTAAGAAAGCTCATGAGGATGGTGTTGTTGCTGGAGTCATTGGTATTGGAGGCAGTGGGGGGACATCTCTTATATCATCTGCCTTCAGAATTCTTCCGATTGGAGTGCCTAAGGTCATTGTGTCAACAGTCGCTAGTGGTCAAACCGAACCTTATGTTGGGACATCAGATTTAATATTGTTTCCATCGATAGTGGATGTCTGTGGGGTTAATAGTGTAAGTAGAGTTGTGTTCTCAAATGCTGGAGCTGCTTTTGCTGGAATGGTGATTGGAAGGCTTGAGAGATCCAGAGATTTTTCTAGTGTCAATGAAAAATCTACAGTTGGTTTAACGATGTTTGGGGTTACAACTCCATGTGTAAATGCTGTCCAAGAAAGATTGCATAAAGAAGGTTATGAGACCTTGGTTTTTCATGCCACTGGGGTAGGGGGAAAGGCTATGGAGTCTCTTGTTAGAGAGGGATTTATACAG GGTGTTTTGGACATCACAACAACAGAGGTTGCAGACTATTTAGTTGGCGGTGTCATGGCATGTGACAAGTCCCGCTTTGATGCCATTATAGAGAAGAGGATCCCATTAGTCCTAAGCGTTGGAGCCTTAGACATGGTCAACTTTGGAGCTAAAGATACCATACCTTCTAATTTTCAGCAAAGAAAAATTCATGAACATAATAAACAG GTTTCACTGATGCGAACTACGCCAGATGAGAATAAAAGATCTGCTGAATTTATAGCAAACAAACTAAACAAGTCATCATCAAAGATCTGTGTTTGCCTGCCACAAAAGGGTATCTCTGCTCTGGATATGCAAGGGATGCCCTTTTATGATCTTGAGGCTACTAATACTCTTATAACTGAACTACAGAGACTTATTCAGACAAATGAAGATCGACAG GTGAAGTTGTATCCTTGTCATATTAATGACTCTGAGTTTGCAAATGCATTGGTTGACTCATTCTTAGAGATCAGTGCTAAGAATTCTAAGGATTCCAGTTTTCTGCAAATTGCTAGTCCTGAAGCCAATCAAGAATTTCAGGAAAATACTGTTTCCAAGATGAATTCGTCAAGCTTTGGGGCCATTCTCTACAGCCCAAGTGACTTCCCAGATGCAAGACCAG AAACTTTACAAAGAACCAGGTCAATATTGCAGCAGCTGGAAATTCAAATAAGTAAGGGAATCCCAATATTAGGAGCTGGTGCAGGGACAGGCATATCTGCAAAGTTTGAGGAGGCTGGTGGTATTGATCTGATAGTGTTGTACAATTCTGGTCGCTTTCGCATGGCCGGAAGGGGCTCCTTAGCTGGCTTATTGCCTTTTGCTGATGCAAATGCTATAGTACTTGACATGGCCAATGAAGTGTTGCCA GTGGTGAAGAAGGTACCAGTTCTTGCTGGAGTCTGTGCTACCGATCCTTTTCGCCGAATGGATTACTTCTTAAAGCAGGTGGAGTCAATTGGATTCTCTGGGgtgcaaaattttccaactgTTGGGCTCTTTGATGGTAATTTTAGACAAAATCTTGAAGAAACAGGAATGGGATATGG CTTAGAAGTTGAGATGATTGAAAAAGCACATAAACTGGGTCTCTTGACAACCCCATATGCTTTTAACCAAAATGAAGCCGCAGAGATGGCAAAAGCTGGGGCTGATATCATAGTGGCCCATATGGGACTCACAACATCTGGCTCTATAGGTGCACAGACAGCTGTATCGATGGAGGAAAGTGTAGTTCGCGTTCAGGCTATAGCTGATTCTGCACATAGAATCAATCCTAATGTTATTGTGCTCTGTCATGGAG
- the LOC142625680 gene encoding heavy metal-associated isoprenylated plant protein 43-like — MVQRTVLKVDIACQKCKKKLLKAVSSLQGVDKVEVDEGKGTLTVTGSADPYEIIIRARKTGKFAQVVSIGPPPAPPKPEEKKPEEKKTEEKKPDPKPQVSYVPHHCVCERVGVIHVDQWQEPNPSCTIL, encoded by the exons ATGGTGCAGAGGACTGTCTTGAAGGTCGATATTGCATGCCAAAAATGCAAGAAGAAGCTTTTAAAAGCGGTTTCTTCACTACAAG GGGTTGATAAAGTTGAAGTTGATGAAGGCAAGGGGACTTTGACCGTAACAGGAAGTGCAGATCCATATGAAATCATAATACGTGCAAGAAAAACAGGGAAATTTGCTCAAGTGGTGAGTATTGGGCCTCCTCCAGCTCCACCAAAGCCAGAGGAGAAGAAGCCAGAGGAGAAGAAGACAGAGGAGAAGAAGCCCGATCCAAAGCCCCAAGTTTCCTATGTGCCTCACCACTGTGTATGTGAGAGAGTGGGTGTTATTCATGTTGACCAGTGGCAGGAGCCCAATCCATCATGCACTATACTGTGA
- the LOC142623140 gene encoding F-box protein At3g07870-like, with protein MKFFFQYFTNHRLRRIRKSTKRRKIRRTRRRESTPTPPISQITKKPPSSSTSCTTIMDLPGHTLIDILSRLPLNSILVSRCVCTSWHCLISDPLFTYFYLSRPQQPLELFLRSNSLSHVTTTLHWVDTHSILNTSPPFHPNHHHQTQLNTKLYLPIAHSDTESSGSSSSFVDHDFSIVNSCNGILLLSKPMLNNPHIVCNPITSEFITVPKSVDDNSLWGSVVPGFGHCRKSNKYKVVRLVFRLENIFQRMTEVYTLGTASWRSIGPAPFDLDLSLFATYLNGVIHWLRVSDNEKGLIFIVGFDFEEERFNEFLLPPHFGEKHKEKENLHHLNMGVLGDCLSVCDCTFVDHMDIWMMKEYGDPTSWTKEYVISTHFGGPYRPIMLLENGDLLMMYGKRELFAYNPIERHFRFLVIHGVQSVFEAITHVPSFIPLKDAVGGDHLNVQNVKASCFDHGFLGGPETLYLVEQGEPRNEFQLPFFWGDGGEE; from the exons ATGAAATTTTTCTTCCAATATTTCACCAATCACCGCTTGAGGAGAATCAGAAAATccacaaagagaaggaaaataagaagaacaagaagaagagaatcAACCCCAACCCCACCCATTTCCCAAATCACCAAAaagccaccatcatcatcaacatcatgCACAACCATAATGGACCTTCCAGGCCACACACTCATCGACATTTTGTCAAGGCTACCTCTCAACTCAATCTTGGTGTCTAGGTGTGTATGTACTTCTTGGCACTGTTTAATCTCTGATCCTCTTTTCACCTATTTCTACCTCTCGAGACCTCAACAACCCCTTGAGCTCTTTCTCCGCTCCAATAGCCTCTCTCATGTAACCACAACCCTTCATTGGGTTGATACTCATTCCATTCTCAATACCTCTCCTCCTTTTCACCCAAACCATCACCACCAGACTCAACTCAATACCAAACTTTATCTCCCAATTGCACATTCTGATACTGAAAGTAGTGGTAGCAGTAGTAGTTTTGTGGACCATGATTTTTCTATTGTAAATTCATGTAATGGGATACTTCTTTTAAGCAAACCCATGCTTAACAATCCTCATATCGTATGCAATCCGATTACAAGCGAATTTATAACTGTCCCGAAATCCGTAGATGACAATTCATTGTGGGGTTCTGTGGTTCCGGGGTTTGGTCATTGTCGAAAAAGTAACAAATACAAGGTTGTAAGATTGGTGTTTCGTCTTGAGAACATTTTTCAGAGGATGACTGAGGTTTATACATTAGGCACAGCCTCATGGAGGAGCATTGGACCCGCTCCATTTGACCTTGATTTATCATTGTTTGCAACATATCTAAatggggttattcattggttaAGAGTAAGTGATAATGAGAAGggtttgatttttattgttgGTTTTGACTTTGAGGAAGAGAGGTTCAATGAGTTCCTGCTGCCTCCTCACTTTGGAgagaaacacaaagaaaaagagaatttgCACCATTTGAATATGGGAGTTTTAGGAGATTGTCTTTCTGTATGTGACTGCACTTTTGTTGATCATATGGATATATGGATGATGAAGGAGTATGGTGATCCAACATCTTGGACTAAAGAGTATGTTATAAGCACGCATTTTGGTGGCCCATATCGACCAATAATGCTACTGGAGAATGGAGATTTATTAATGATGTATGGTAAGAGGGAATTATTTGCATATAATCCCATAGAAAGACATTTTAGATTTCTTGTGATTCATGGAGTTCAATCAGTCTTTGAAGCAATTACCCATGTACCAAGTTTCATCCCTCTTAAGGATGCTGTTGGAGGAGATCATCTGAATGTGCAAAATGTCAAAGCAAG TTGCTTTGATCATGGATTTTTGGGAGGTCCTGAAACTCTTTATCTAGTGGAACAAGGCGAGCCAAGAAATGAATTTCAATTACCTTTCTTTTGGGGAGATGGTGGTGAAGAATAG